The Pseudomonas sp. Marseille-Q3773 DNA window CTGATCCTGTCGCTGCTGGTGTTTATCGGCGATGCCTTGCGCGAGGCGTTCGACCCCAGGGGATAGGCCAGGCCTGCTCACAGATGATTTGGAATTAGACCCATGCACGACAGCGACAGCCTCAAGGACTACCCCCAGGTTCGGCAACTGGCAATCCGCTCGCTGTTCGAGATTATCGAGCAGTCCAGCGAAGGCACGGTGATCGTCGACCGTCAGGCGCGCATTGTCTGGATGAACGAACGCTATGCCCGGCGCTTCGGCCTGGCCGATGCCGCCAGCGCCATCGGCCAGCCGTGCGAGGCGGTGATCCCAGGTAGCCTGATGCGTGAAGTGGTGTCCAATGGCCGGCCGATCCTGCTGGACATGCTCGACACCCCGAACGAGCCGCTGGTGGTCATGCGCCTGCCGATCCACGACGACCAAGGTACCCTTATCGGCGCCATCGGTTTTGCCCTGTTCGACCAGCTGCGCAGCTTGTCACCTCTGCTCAAGCGCTATTCCAGCATGCAGCAGGAGCTGGCCTCGACCCGCTCGCAGCTGCGTGCCCGCCAGGCCAAATACAGCTTCGCCCAGTTCGTCGGCAGCAGCGCCGCCAGCCTGGAAGCCAAGCGCCGCGCCCGGCGTGGCGCAAGCAGTGATTCGCCGGTATTGCTGCTGGGCGAAACCGGTACCGGCAAGGAACTGCTCGCCCACGCCATCCACGCAGGGTCGGCGCGCGCGCACAAGGCCTTCGTCAGCATCAACAGCGCCGCGATCCCTGAGACGCTGCTGGAGGCCGAATTCTTCGGTACTGCCCCTGGCGCCTTCACCGGGGCCGACCGCAAGGGCCGCAGCGGCAAGTTGCAACTGGCCGAAGGCGGCACGCTGTTTCTCGACGAGATCGGCGACATGCCGCTGGCCCTGCAGAGCAAGCTGCTACGCGTGCTGCAAGAGAAGGAGTACGAACCGGTAGGTTCGAACCAGATGCTGCGCAGCGACGTGCGCATCATTGCCGCTACCTCGATCGACCTGCAGGCGGCCATCGCCCGCGGTGCGTTCCGCGCCGACCTGTATTACCGGCTCAACGTACTACCGATCGAGGTGCCACCGCTGCGCCAACGGCTGGAAGACCTGCCGGCGCTGTGCGAAGCCATCCTCAGCGAGCTGGGCAGCCAGTATGAGCTGGAACCAGAAGCGCAGCAGCTACTGGCGCGGCATGCGTGGCCGGGGAACATCCGCGAATTGCGCAATGTGCTGGAGCGCGCCACCTTGCTGGCGGACCAACCGCGGCTCGGGGCTGGCGACCTGCGTACGGCGCTGGGACCGTTGAGCCCGGTGGCACAGGCGCCCATGCGCCAGACCTACCGCGAGGCCTGTGCGCAGTTCGAGCGCGAGTTGATTGCCACGGCATTGGCCGAGCATGAAGGGAATGTGCCGGACGCTGCAGCGGCGTTGGGGCTGGGCCGGTCGACCTTGTACAAGAAGATGGTGGCGCTTGGTCTCTGATTCGAGACTTGGTTTTCTATTTTGAGATTGTAGCAAGGGCCGCGCCCTCGACCGCGACACGAGCCCGTGCCTGACGGTTATATCGGTGCCTGTGTGGAGCGGCCTTGCGTCGCGACAGCCACAAAGCGGCGCAAAGAAATCTCAAAGCAGAGACAGAAACCAATAAAAAAAGAAAATATCCTTGTAATTCAATAACTTGGAAACTGGCACAATTCCCGCTAATACCTGGACACCGATAAAAACAAGACTCACCCAGGAGACCTACCCCGATGACCGTGCTCATCGCCCTCGCCGCCTTGGCCCTGCTGATGCTCGCCGCCTACCGTGGCTACAGCGTAATCCTCTTCGCCCCGATCGCCGCCCTCGGCGCCGTGCTGCTCACCGACCCGTCCGCCGTGGCGCCCGCATTCACCGGGGTGTTCATGGAGAAGATGGTCGGCTTCATCAAACTCTATTTCCCGGTGTTCCTGCTGGGGGCGGTGTTCGGCAAGCTGATCGAGCTGTCAGGCTTCTCCCGCTCGATCGTCGCCGCGGCGATCCGCGTGCTTGGCACCCGCCAGGCCCTGCTGGTGATCGTGCTGGTCTGCGCCCTGCTCACCTATGGCGGTGTGTCGCTGTTCGTGGTGGTATTCGCGGTGTACCCGTTCGCTGCCGAAATGTTCCGCCAGAGCAACATTCCCAAACGGCTGATTCCGGCCACCATCGCCCTGGGCGCCTTTTCGTTCACCATGGACGCCCTGCCCGGCACCCCGCAGATCCAGAACATCATCCCCAGCACCTTCTTCAACACCACCGCCTGGGCCGCGCCCTGGCTGGGCCTGATCGGCACGCTGTTCGTGTTCTGCGCAGGCATGGCCTACCTGCAACGCCAGCGCAACAAGGCGCAACGTGCCGGTGAAGGCTACGGCAGCAACTTGCGCAACGAACCGGAAACCGCCGCCGACCTGGCCTTGCCCAACCCCTGGCTGGCCTTGTCGCCGCTGCTGCTGGTGGGGGTGATGAACCTGCTCTTCACCCACTGGATCCCGCAATGGTACGGCCCCAGCCACAGCCTGCAGCTGCCCGGCATGAGCGCGCCGGTGCAAAGCGACGTGGCCAAGCTCACGGCGATCTGGGCAGTGCAGGCGGCCTTGCTGGTGGGCATCCTGATGGTGCTGGTGTGTGCCTTCGGTGCCATTCGCACACGCCTGGCCGAAGGCAGCAAGAGTGCCGTGGCCGGCGCCTTGCTGGCGGCCATGAACACCGCCTCGGAATACGGTTTTGGCGCGGTGATCGCCTCGCTGCCGGGCTTCCTGGTACTGGCCGACGCCCTGCGCGGCATCCCCAACCCGCTGGTCAACGAGGCCATCACCGTGACCTTGCTGGCCGGTATCACCGGGTCTGCCTCGGGCGGCATGAGCATCGCCCTGGCGGCCATGGGCGACAGTTTCATCGCCGCCGCCAATGCCGCCAACATACCGCTGGAAGTGCTGCACCGGGTAGCGGCCATGGCCAGCGGCGGCATGGACACGCTGCCGCACAATGGCGCGGTCATCACCTTGCTGGCGGTGACCGGGCTGACCCACCGCGAGGCCTACAAGGACATTTTTGGTATTACCCTGATCAAGACCCTGGCGGTATTCGTGGTCATCACCACGTTCTGCGCCACCGACATCGTCTAAGGAGCATTGCATGACCCTCAACGGCAAGACTGCACTCGTCACCGGTTCGACCAGCGGCATCGGCCTGGGCATTGCCCAGGTGCTGGCCCGCGCGGGCGCCAACATCGTGCTCAATGGCTTCGGCGACCCGGCAGCGGCAATAGCCGAGATCGCCCGGCACGGGGTGAAAGTGGTGCATCACCCAGCCGACCTGTCGGACGTGGCCCAGATCGAGGCGCTGTTCACCCTGGCCGAACAGACCTTCGGCGGCGTCGACATTCTGGTCAACAACGCCGGCATCCAGCATGTAGCGCCGGTGGAGCAATTTCCGCCGGAAAGCTGGGACAAGATCATCGCGCTCAACCTGTCGGCCGTGTTTCACGGCACCCGCCTGGCCTTGCCTGGCATGCGCACGCGCAACTGGGGGCGCATCATCAATGTTGCCTCGGTGCATGGCCTGGTCGGTTCGACCGGCAAGGCGGCGTATGTGGCGGCCAAGCACGGGGTGCTCGGCCTGACCAAGGTGGTGGGCCTGGAAACTGCCACCAGCAACGTGACCTGCAATGCCATCTGCCCGGGTTGGGTGCTGACCCCGCTGGTGCAGAAGCAGATCGACGATCGTGCGGCCAACGGTGGCGATCCGCTGCAAGCGCAACACGATCTGCTGGCTGAAAAACAACCCTCACTGGCCTTCGTCACCCCCGAGCAGCTGGGCGAGCTGGTACTATTCCTGTGCAGCGAGGCCGCAAGCCAGGTTCGCGGTGCCGCCTGGAACGTCGACGGTGGCTGGTTGGCCCAGTGAGGGACGGCCTGGATCTGGCGCTGGCCTTGCATTCGTTTATCTGCAAGGAGGCCCTATGCGCCCAACCCCGAAGACCGCGATCCTGGCCCTGACCCTGGCGGCTGCCGCGCACGCGTCAGCTGCCAGCCTGAAGGATGTCGCGCCCTACCCCGAGGCGGAAAAAGGCTTCACCCGGCAGGTCATTCACCTGCCGGCGCAGGCCGATGAGTCGGCCTACAAACTGGAAATCCTCGCTGGCAAGACCTTGCAGGTGGACTGCAACCGCCAGCGCCTGGGCGGCAGCCTGGAGGAACGCACCCTGGATGGCTGGGGCTACAGCTACTACCGCCTGGACAAGGTCAGTGGCCCGGCCAGCACGCTGATGGCCTGCCCGGATGGCAAGCACACCGAGGCCTTCGTGCCGGTGGTCGGCGAAGGCTTCATGCTGCGCTACAACAGCAAGCTGCCAGTGGTGGTGTATGTGCCCAAGGATGTCGAAGTGCGCTACCGCATCTGGAGCGCATCGCAGGACGTGCAAAAGGCTAAAGTAGAGTAAACACTGCTTCTTGCAGGAGCGGCCTTGCGTCGCGATGGGCTGCGAAGCAGGCCCGGGTTTTCAGCTTCGCAGCACAAATTGCCGGGGCTGCTGCGCAGCCCATCGCGACGCAAGGCCGCTCCTGCAGGTTCAGGCTCGGCTGGCAGTAGCAGGAGGTTCGGCATGAACGATGTGCTCTGGCGCCCCTCCACGGCGCAGATCGAGGCCAGCCGGATGGAGGCATTCCGCCGCTGGGTCAACCTGCGCTACAACCTGCAACTCGACGACTACCAAGCGTTGCACCGCTGGAGCATCGAGCAGCGCGCGGCCTTCTGGCAAACCCTCGCCGACTATTTCCAGGTTCACTGGCATACCCCGCCGAGCCAGGTGCTGCGCGAAGGTGCGCAGATGCCCGATGCCCAGTGGTTTGCCAACGCCACCCTGAATTTTGCCGAGCACCTGCTGCGCCGTCGCGACGACCGTCCTGCCGTGGTCGCCGTACGCGAAGACGGTCAACGCCAAGTGTTCACTCATGCTCAGCTGGCCGCCCAGGTGGCCGGGTTGCAGAACGCCCTCAAGGCTGCCGGCATCGTCCCTGGCGACCGGGTCGCCGCCATCATGCCCAATACCTGGCAGACACTGGTCGCCATGCTGGCTTGCACCAGCCTCGGCGCTGTCTGGTCCAGCTCGTCACCCGAGTTCGGTGTGCACGGCATCATCGACCGCTTCGGCCAGATCGAGCCCAAGCTGCTGATCGCCTGCGCCGGCTACCAGTACGCCGGCAAAGACATCGACCAGGTGGACAAGGTCAACCAGGTGTGCACGCAGTTGCCCGGCCTGCAGCAGCTGGTCGTGGTGCCCCATACCCGCCGTGGTACGCACGCCGCCGAGTTCCAGGCTGCCAGCGTCAGGCTGTGGGACGACTTCTACCAGTCCGGCGGCGAGCCGCGCTTCACCCCGCTGCCGTTCGACCATCCGCTGTATATCCTGTATTCCAGTGGCACCACCGGCGTACCCAAGTGCATCGTCCACCGCGCCGGAGGCGTATTGTTGCAGCACCTCAAGGAGCACGGCCTGCACAACGACCTGAAGGCCGATGAGGTGCTGTTCTACTACACCACGTGCGGCTGGATGATGTGGAACTGGCTGGCCAGCGGCCTGGCGCTGGGCGCTACGCTGGTGCTGTACGACGGCTCGCCCTTCCACCCGGGCCCCGAGCGCCTGCTCGACCTGATCGACGCCGAGGGCATCCACGTCTTCGGTACCAGCGCCAAGTACCTGGCGGCGCTGGAGCAGGCGGGCCTGGAGCCGGCAGCGAGCCATCAGCTCGGCCGCTTGCGGCTATTGCTGTCGACCGGCTCGCCGTTGTCGCCGCACAGCTACGATTACGTGTACCGCAAGGTCAAGGCCGACCTGTGCCTGGCCTCCATGTCCGGCGGTACCGACATAGTCTCCTGCTTCGTGTTGGGCAACCCGACCCTGCCGGTGCGCCGTGGCGAAATCCAGTGCAAGGGGCTGGGCATGGCAGTGGAGGTGTGGAACGAGCACGGTCAGCCGGTGCAGGGCGAAAAAGGCGAGCTGGTGTGCACGCGCCATTTCCCATGCATGCCGTTGGGCTTCTGGCATGACCCGGACGGCAGCCGTTATCACGACGCTTATTTCAGCCAGCTCCCCGGGGTGTGGGCCCAGGGCGACTACGCCGAGCAGCGCGCCGGGGGCGGGCTGGTGATCCATGGCCGTTCCGATGCCGTGCTCAACCCGGGTGGCGTGCGCATTGGCACGGCGGAGATCTACCGCCAGGTGGAAAAGGTCGAGCAGGTAGTGGAAAGCGTGGCCATCGGCCAGGACTGGAACGGCGATGTACGAGTGGTGCTGTTCGTGCGCCTGCGCGATGGTCTGCACCTGGACGATGCCCTGCGCCAGCGGATCCGCCAGGTCATCCGCCAGTACACCACGCCGCGCCATGTGCCGGCGGTGATCGCCCAGGTCGACGACATTCCGCGGACCATCAGCGGCAAGGTCGTGGAGCTGGCGGTACGCAATGTGGTGCATGGCCTGCCGGTGAAGAACACCGACGCC harbors:
- a CDS encoding sigma 54-interacting transcriptional regulator, whose translation is MHDSDSLKDYPQVRQLAIRSLFEIIEQSSEGTVIVDRQARIVWMNERYARRFGLADAASAIGQPCEAVIPGSLMREVVSNGRPILLDMLDTPNEPLVVMRLPIHDDQGTLIGAIGFALFDQLRSLSPLLKRYSSMQQELASTRSQLRARQAKYSFAQFVGSSAASLEAKRRARRGASSDSPVLLLGETGTGKELLAHAIHAGSARAHKAFVSINSAAIPETLLEAEFFGTAPGAFTGADRKGRSGKLQLAEGGTLFLDEIGDMPLALQSKLLRVLQEKEYEPVGSNQMLRSDVRIIAATSIDLQAAIARGAFRADLYYRLNVLPIEVPPLRQRLEDLPALCEAILSELGSQYELEPEAQQLLARHAWPGNIRELRNVLERATLLADQPRLGAGDLRTALGPLSPVAQAPMRQTYREACAQFERELIATALAEHEGNVPDAAAALGLGRSTLYKKMVALGL
- a CDS encoding GntP family permease, which encodes MTVLIALAALALLMLAAYRGYSVILFAPIAALGAVLLTDPSAVAPAFTGVFMEKMVGFIKLYFPVFLLGAVFGKLIELSGFSRSIVAAAIRVLGTRQALLVIVLVCALLTYGGVSLFVVVFAVYPFAAEMFRQSNIPKRLIPATIALGAFSFTMDALPGTPQIQNIIPSTFFNTTAWAAPWLGLIGTLFVFCAGMAYLQRQRNKAQRAGEGYGSNLRNEPETAADLALPNPWLALSPLLLVGVMNLLFTHWIPQWYGPSHSLQLPGMSAPVQSDVAKLTAIWAVQAALLVGILMVLVCAFGAIRTRLAEGSKSAVAGALLAAMNTASEYGFGAVIASLPGFLVLADALRGIPNPLVNEAITVTLLAGITGSASGGMSIALAAMGDSFIAAANAANIPLEVLHRVAAMASGGMDTLPHNGAVITLLAVTGLTHREAYKDIFGITLIKTLAVFVVITTFCATDIV
- the hbdH gene encoding 3-hydroxybutyrate dehydrogenase, whose translation is MTLNGKTALVTGSTSGIGLGIAQVLARAGANIVLNGFGDPAAAIAEIARHGVKVVHHPADLSDVAQIEALFTLAEQTFGGVDILVNNAGIQHVAPVEQFPPESWDKIIALNLSAVFHGTRLALPGMRTRNWGRIINVASVHGLVGSTGKAAYVAAKHGVLGLTKVVGLETATSNVTCNAICPGWVLTPLVQKQIDDRAANGGDPLQAQHDLLAEKQPSLAFVTPEQLGELVLFLCSEAASQVRGAAWNVDGGWLAQ
- the eco gene encoding serine protease inhibitor ecotin — its product is MRPTPKTAILALTLAAAAHASAASLKDVAPYPEAEKGFTRQVIHLPAQADESAYKLEILAGKTLQVDCNRQRLGGSLEERTLDGWGYSYYRLDKVSGPASTLMACPDGKHTEAFVPVVGEGFMLRYNSKLPVVVYVPKDVEVRYRIWSASQDVQKAKVE
- a CDS encoding acetoacetate--CoA ligase, producing MNDVLWRPSTAQIEASRMEAFRRWVNLRYNLQLDDYQALHRWSIEQRAAFWQTLADYFQVHWHTPPSQVLREGAQMPDAQWFANATLNFAEHLLRRRDDRPAVVAVREDGQRQVFTHAQLAAQVAGLQNALKAAGIVPGDRVAAIMPNTWQTLVAMLACTSLGAVWSSSSPEFGVHGIIDRFGQIEPKLLIACAGYQYAGKDIDQVDKVNQVCTQLPGLQQLVVVPHTRRGTHAAEFQAASVRLWDDFYQSGGEPRFTPLPFDHPLYILYSSGTTGVPKCIVHRAGGVLLQHLKEHGLHNDLKADEVLFYYTTCGWMMWNWLASGLALGATLVLYDGSPFHPGPERLLDLIDAEGIHVFGTSAKYLAALEQAGLEPAASHQLGRLRLLLSTGSPLSPHSYDYVYRKVKADLCLASMSGGTDIVSCFVLGNPTLPVRRGEIQCKGLGMAVEVWNEHGQPVQGEKGELVCTRHFPCMPLGFWHDPDGSRYHDAYFSQLPGVWAQGDYAEQRAGGGLVIHGRSDAVLNPGGVRIGTAEIYRQVEKVEQVVESVAIGQDWNGDVRVVLFVRLRDGLHLDDALRQRIRQVIRQYTTPRHVPAVIAQVDDIPRTISGKVVELAVRNVVHGLPVKNTDALANPEALEQFRERKELQS